From the genome of Oncorhynchus clarkii lewisi isolate Uvic-CL-2024 chromosome 11, UVic_Ocla_1.0, whole genome shotgun sequence, one region includes:
- the LOC139420683 gene encoding neurogenic differentiation factor 6-A: MLTLPFDEPAMRPGTGTQFGANFPLDCVREIKVSKQEPFLKAADTISQTHIKTTEDELESERDEDEREELGQEDEDVDGLPGRRRGPRKKKMTKGRVDRVKIRRQEANARERSRMHGLNDALDCLRKVVPCYSKTQKLSKIETLRLAKNYIWALSEILSTGKRPDLLAFVQALCKGLSQPTTNLVAGCLQLNARNVITDHNGETSFTGRSPFDAMYPAPYHSSTEAVASSGHGNSTMDSAKPFRPFSSYCSAYESFYESTSPECSSPQFDSGALSPPINFNGIFSLKHEEPADYGKSCHYGMRYCAAVAGRNSLGQNSMSRGSSDIRDIHVPYDIHLRSQFYPMQEELNTPFHN, from the coding sequence ATGTTGACCTTACCGTTTGATGAGCCAGCAATGAGGCCAGGGACCGGGACCCAGTTTGGGGCCAACTTCCCTCTAGACTGCGTGCGCGAGATCAAGGTCAGTAAACAAGAACCTTTCCTAAAAGCAGCCGATACCATCTCCCAGACCCACATCAAAACCACGGAGGATGAGTTAGAGTCGGAGAGGGatgaggacgagagagaggagctagGCCAAGAAGACGAGGACGTGGACGGTTTACCAGGAAGGAGGAGAGGCCCACGTAAAAAGAAGATGACCAAGGGGCGCGTGGACAGGGTGAAGATTCGGCGCCAGGAGGCCAACGCGCGCGAGCGGAGCAGGATGCACGGGCTGAACGACGCGCTGGATTGCCTGCGCAAAGTCGTGCCCTGCTACTCCAAGACGCAGAAGCTGTCCAAGATTGAGACTCTCCGACTGGCCAAGAACTACATCTGGGCGCTGTCGGAGATCCTCAGCACCGGCAAGAGACCCGACCTATTGGCATTTGTCCAGGCGCTCTGCAAGGGACTGTCTCAGCCAACCACCAACTTAGTGGCGGGCTGTCTCCAGCTCAATGCCAGAAATGTCATCACGGACCACAACGGAGAGACATCTTTCACTGGTAGGTCCCCATTCGACGCTATGTACCCTGCGCCTTATCACAGTTCCACCGAGGCTGTGGCGTCTTCAGGCCACGGCAatagcaccatggacagcgccaAACCTTTCAGACCATTTAGCTCCTACTGCAGTGCCTACGAGTCCTTCTACGAGAGCACGTCCCCAGAATGTTCGAGCCCTCAATTCGACAGTGGTGCTCTGAGCCCTCCAATCAACTTTAACGGGATATTCTCCCTAAAGCACGAGGAGCCAGCGGACTATGGAAAGAGCTGTCATTACGGTATGCGGTACTGCGCGGCGGTGGCGGGTCGCAACTCCCTCGGTCAGAACTCAATGTCACGGGGGTCCTCTGACATCCGGGATATCCATGTCCCCTATGACATCCACCTCCGCAGCCAGTTCTACCCAATGCAGGAGGAACTAAACACGCCTTTTCATAATTGA